In Saccharomyces cerevisiae S288C chromosome XV, complete sequence, the following proteins share a genomic window:
- the UBC11 gene encoding putative E2 ubiquitin-protein ligase UBC11 (Ubiquitin-conjugating enzyme; most similar in sequence to Xenopus ubiquitin-conjugating enzyme E2-C, but not a true functional homolog of this E2; unlike E2-C, not required for the degradation of mitotic cyclin Clb2) has translation MAVEEGGCVTKRLQNELLQLLSSTTESISAFPVDDNDLTYWVGYITGPKDTPYSGLKFKVSLKFPQNYPFHPPMIKFLSPMWHPNVDKSGNICLDILKEKWSAVYNVETILLSLQSLLGEPNNRSPLNAVAAELWDADMEEYRKKVLACYEEIDDY, from the coding sequence ATGGCAGTAGAAGAGGGTGGTTGCGTGACGAAACGTTTACAAAATGAGCTGCTACAGCTACTTAGTTCTACAACAGAAAGTATTAGTGCGTTTCCCGTAGACGATAATGATTTAACATACTGGGTAGGGTATATTACAGGCCCTAAAGACACACCGTATAGTGGACTTAAATTCAAGGTTTCATTGAAGTTTCCTCAAAACTATCCTTTCCATCCGCCAATgattaaatttttgagtCCAATGTGGCATCCAAACGTGGATAAGAGTGGCAACATTTGTTTGGACATTCTGAAAGAGAAATGGTCTGCAGTGTATAATGTAGAAACAATTCTATTGTCATTGCAGTCATTACTTGGCGAACCAAATAACAGATCTCCGCTGAACGCTGTGGCAGCAGAACTTTGGGATGCAGATATGGAGGAATACAGAAAAAAGGTCCTGGCCTGTTATGAAGAAATCGACGATTACTGA
- the RPA43 gene encoding DNA-directed RNA polymerase I subunit RPA43 (RNA polymerase I subunit A43): MSQVKRANENRETARFIKKHKKQVTNPIDEKNGTSNCIVRVPIALYVSLAPMYLENPLQGVMKQHLNPLVMKYNNKVGGVVLGYEGLKILDADPLSKEDTSEKLIKITPDTPFGFTWCHVNLYVWQPQVGDVLEGYIFIQSASHIGLLIHDAFNASIKKNNIPVDWTFVHNDVEEDADVINTDENNGNNNNEDNKDSNGGSNSLGKFSFGNRSLGHWVDSNGEPIDGKLRFTVRNVHTTGRVVSVDGTLISDADEEGNGYNSSRSQAESLPIVSNKKIVFDDEVSIENKESHKELDLPEVKEDNGSEIVYEENTSESNDGESSDSD, encoded by the coding sequence ATGTCACAAGTAAAAAGAGCCAATGAGAACCGCGAAACCGCAAGGTTCATCAAGAAACACAAAAAACAGGTTACAAACCCAATTGATGAGAAAAATGGAACTTCCAACTGTATAGTGCGTGTTCCCATTGCTCTCTATGTTTCTTTGGCACCAATGTATTTAGAAAATCCCTTGCAAGGTGTCATGAAGCAGCACTTGAACCCATTAGTAATGAAATATAACAACAAAGTTGGAGGTGTTGTGCTAGGTTATGAAGGgttgaaaattcttgatgCTGATCCTTTAAGCAAAGAAGATACATCAGAAAAACTAATAAAAATCACACCCGATACCCCTTTTGGATTTACTTGGTGCCATGTAAACCTATACGTTTGGCAGCCACAAGTTGGAGATGTTTTGGAAGGTtacattttcattcaatCCGCCTCACACATTGGTCTTTTGATTCATGATGCGTTTAATGCTAgtatcaaaaagaataatatcCCTGTGGATTGGACCTTTGTCCATAACGACGTGGAAGAAGATGCTGACGTGATAAACACAGATGAAAATAATGGAAACAATAATAACGAAGATAACAAGGATAGCAATGGTGGAAGCAATAGTTTGGGcaaattttcctttggaAACAGATCTTTGGGCCACTGGGTAGATTCTAATGGTGAACCCATTGACGGTAAATTGAGGTTCACAGTGAGAAATGTTCATACTACAGGAAGAGTTGTTTCTGTGGACGGTACATTAATAAGTGACGCCGACGAAGAAGGCAATGGCTATAACAGCTCTCGTTCCCAAGCTGAAAGTTTACCTATAgtttcaaacaaaaaaattgtatttGATGACGAAGTTTCAATCGAAAACAAAGAGAGCCACAAGGAACTAGACTTACCTGAAgtaaaagaagataatggTTCAGAGATCGTATACGAGGAAAACACCAGTGAAAGCAATGATGGTGAATCGAGTGATAGTGATTAG
- the RPA190 gene encoding DNA-directed RNA polymerase I core subunit RPA190 (RNA polymerase I largest subunit A190), with protein MDISKPVGSEITSVDFGILTAKEIRNLSAKQITNPTVLDNLGHPVSGGLYDLALGAFLRNLCSTCGLDEKFCPGHQGHIELPVPCYNPLFFNQLYIYLRASCLFCHHFRLKSVEVHRYACKLRLLQYGLIDESYKLDEITLGSLNSSMYTDDEAIEDNEDEMDGEGSKQSKDISSTLLNELKSKRSEYVDMAIAKALSDGRTTERGSFTATVNDERKKLVHEFHKKLLSRGKCDNCGMFSPKFRKDGFTKIFETALNEKQITNNRVKGFIRQDMIKKQKQAKKLDGSNEASANDEESFDVGRNPTTRPKTGSTYILSTEVKNILDTVFRKEQCVLQYVFHSRPNLSRKLVKADSFFMDVLVVPPTRFRLPSKLGEEVHENSQNQLLSKVLTTSLLIRDLNDDLSKLQKDKVSLEDRRVIFSRLMNAFVTIQNDVNAFIDSTKAQGRTSGKVPIPGVKQALEKKEGLFRKHMMGKRVNYAARSVISPDPNIETNEIGVPPVFAVKLTYPEPVTAYNIAELRQAVINGPDKWPGATQIQNEDGSLVSLIGMSVEQRKALANQLLTPSSNVSTHTLNKKVYRHIKNRDVVLMNRQPTLHKASMMGHKVRVLPNEKTLRLHYANTGAYNADFDGDEMNMHFPQNENARAEALNLANTDSQYLTPTSGSPVRGLIQDHISAGVWLTSKDSFFTREQYQQYIYGCIRPEDGHTTRSKIVTLPPTIFKPYPLWTGKQIITTVLLNVTPPDMPGINLISKNKIKNEYWGKGSLENEVLFKDGALLCGILDKSQYGASKYGIVHSLHEVYGPEVAAKVLSVLGRLFTNYITATAFTCGMDDLRLTAEGNKWRTDILKTSVDTGREAAAEVTNLDKDTPADDPELLKRLQEILRDNNKSGILDAVTSSKVNAITSQVVSKCVPDGTMKKFPCNSMQAMALSGAKGSNVNVSQIMCLLGQQALEGRRVPVMVSGKTLPSFKPYETDAMAGGYVKGRFYSGIKPQEYYFHCMAGREGLIDTAVKTSRSGYLQRCLTKQLEGVHVSYDNSIRDADGTLVQFMYGGDAIDITKESHMTQFEFCLDNYYALLKKYNPSALIEHLDVESALKYSKKTLKYRKKHSKEPHYKQSVKYDPVLAKYNPAKYLGSVSENFQDKLESFLDKNSKLFKSSDGVNEKKFRALMQLKYMRSLINPGEAVGIIASQSVGEPSTQMTLNTFHFAGHGAANVTLGIPRLREIVMTASAAIKTPQMTLPIWNDVSDEQADTFCKSISKVLLSEVIDKVIVTETTGTSNTAGGNAARSYVIHMRFFDNNEYSEEYDVSKEELQNVISNQFIHLLEAAIVKEIKKQKRTTGPDIGVAVPRLQTDVANSSSNSKRLEEDNDEEQSHKKTKQAVSYDEPDEDEIETMREAEKSSDEEGIDSDKESDSDSEDEDVDMNEQINKSIVEANNNMNKVQRDRQSAIISHHRFITKYNFDDESGKWCEFKLELAADTEKLLMVNIVEEICRKSIIRQIPHIDRCVHPEPENGKRVLVTEGVNFQAMWDQEAFIDVDGITSNDVAAVLKTYGVEAARNTIVNEINNVFSRYAISVSFRHLDLIADMMTRQGTYLAFNRQGMETSTSSFMKMSYETTCQFLTKAVLDNEREQLDSPSARIVVGKLNNVGTGSFDVLAKVPNAA; from the coding sequence atggatATTTCTAAACCGGTTGGTTCTGAAATCACATCCGTTGATTTCGGGATCCTAACAGCTAAAGAGATTAGAAATCTATCAGCAAAGCAAATTACCAATCCTACGGTTTTAGATAACTTAGGTCATCCAGTATCAGGCGGTTTATATGACTTAGCCTTAGGTGCATTCTTAAGGAATCTGTGTTCTACTTGTGGTttggatgaaaaattctgtCCAGGTCACCAAGGTCACATTGAATTACCTGTCCCTTGTTATAATCCATTGTTCTTTAACCAGctatatatttatttgagGGCATCATGTTTATTCTGTCATCATTTCCGTTTAAAGTCAGTAGAGGTTCATCGTTACGCATGTAAATTGAGATTGTTACAATACGGTTTGATAGACGAATCTTACAAACTAGATGAAATAACTTTGGGCTCTCTTAATAGCAGTATGTACACTGACGACGAAGCTATTGAAGATAATGAGGATGAAATGGATGGTGAAGGAAGCAAGCAATCAAAGGATATTTCCTCCACTCTCTTAAATGAACTGAAAAGTAAGCGTTCAGAATATGTTGACATGGCCATCGCTAAAGCTTTGTCAGACGGCAGAACTACTGAGAGAGGCTCTTTCACAGCTACTGTAAATGATGAACGAAAGAAATTGGTCCATGAGTTTCACAAAAAACTATTATCTAGAGGTAAGTGTGATAACTGTGGTATGTTTTCGCCAAAATTTAGAAAGGATGGTTTTACAAAAATCTTCGAAACTGCGTTGaatgaaaaacaaattACAAATAACAGAGTAAAAGGTTTCATTCGTCAAGATATGATTAAGAAGCAAAAACAGGCTAAGAAATTGGACGGTTCTAACGAAGCATCTGCAAATGACGAAGAAAGTTTTGACGTTGGTAGAAATCCTACCACCAGACCAAAAACCGGCTCAACATATATTTTATCTACTGAAGTGAAGAATATTCTGGACACTGTTTTCAGGAAGGAGCAATGTGTTTTACAATATGTTTTTCATTCGAGACCCAatttatcaagaaaattggtCAAGGCTgactctttttttatggATGTTCTTGTTGTGCCACCAACTAGATTCCGTTTGCCTTCCAAGCTTGGTGAAGAAGTTCATGAAAACTCTCAAAACCAATTGTTGTCCAAGGTTCTTACTACGTCATTATTAATTAGGGACTTAAATGATGATTTATCTAAGCTACAAAAGGACAAAGTTTCTTTGGAAGATAGAAGGGTGATCTTCAGTAGGTTAATGAATGCCTTTGTTACTATTCAAAATGACGTCAATGCTTTTATCGACTCTACCAAAGCACAAGGTAGAACCAGTGGTAAGGTTCCAATTCCTGGTGTTAAACAAGCactggaaaagaaagaaggtTTATTCAGAAAACATATGATGGGTAAGCGTGTTAACTATGCCGCTCGTTCTGTTATTTCTCCAGACCCAAATATCGAAACTAATGAAATTGGTGTCCCACCTGTTTTTGCTGTTAAATTGACTTATCCAGAACCAGTAACGGCTTATAACATAGCAGAGTTGCGTCAAGCTGTTATTAATGGCCCTGATAAATGGCCAGGTGCCACTCAAATACAGAACGAAGATGGTTCTTTGGTCTCTTTGATCGGTATGTCTGTAGAGCAACGTAAGGCATTAGCTAACCAACTATTGACACCATCTTCAAACGTTTCTACTCATACTTTGAATAAAAAGGTTTACCGTCACATCAAGAACAGAGATGTTGTTTTAATGAACCGTCAACCGACCTTACATAAAGCCTCCATGATGGGTCACAAAGTTAGGGTGTTACCAAACGAAAAGACTTTGAGATTACATTATGCTAATACAGGTGCTTATAATGCAGATTTCGATGGTGATGAAATGAACATGCATTTTCCACAAAACGAAAATGCTAGAGCAGAAGCACTAAACTTAGCTAATACTGATTCTCAATACTTGACACCAACTTCTGGTTCTCCAGTTAGAGGTTTGATTCAAGATCATATTTCTGCGGGTGTTTGGCTAACAAGTAAGGACAGTTTTTTCACCAGAGAACAATACCAGCAATATATTTACGGTTGCATCCGTCCTGAGGATGGTCATACCACAAGATCGAAGATCGTTACCTTACCTCCAACTATCTTCAAGCCATATCCATTATGGACAGGTAAACAAATCATCACAACAGTTTTGTTGAATGTCACCCCTCCAGATATGCCTGGTATCAatttaatttctaaaaataaGATTAAAAACGAATATTGGGGCAAGGGATCTCTGGAAAACGAAGTTCTCTTCAAAGACGGCGCATTGCTATGTGGTATTTTAGATAAGTCACAATACGGTGCCTCTAAGTATGGTATTGTTCATTCATTGCATGAAGTTTATGGCCCAGAAGTCGCTGCTAAAGTCTTATCCGTCTTAGGTAGACTATTTACCAACTATATCACTGCCACGGCATTCACTTGTGGTATGGACGATTTACGTCTAACAGCAGAAGGTAATAAATGGAGGACTGACATCTTGAAGACGTCTGTTGATACAGGTCGTGAAGCCGCTGCAGAAGTTACTAATTTAGATAAAGACACGCCAGCAGATGACCCAGAGTTATTAAAGAGGCTACAAGAAATACTGCGTGATAATAATAAGTCAGGTATTCTTGACGCTGTTACATCCTCCAAGGTCAATGCTATTACTTCTCAAGTCGTCTCCAAATGTGTTCCAGATGGTACtatgaaaaagtttccaTGCAATTCTATGCAAGCTATGGCACTTTCTGGTGCTAAAGGTTCTAACGTTAATGTTTCTCAAATTATGTGTTTGTTGGGTCAACAAGCTTTAGAAGGTAGAAGAGTGCCGGTAATGGTTAGTGGTAAAACTCTGCCTTCTTTCAAACCTTATGAAACAGATGCCATGGCTGGTGGTTATGTTAAGGGTCGTTTCTACTCTGGTATAAAGCCACAGGAGTATTACTTCCATTGTATGGCTGGTCGTGAAGGTTTAATTGATACGGCCGTTAAAACATCTAGATCCGGTTATTTGCAACGTTGTCTAACAAAACAATTAGAAGGTGTTCACGTATCATACGATAACAGTATAAGAGATGCAGATGGTACGTTAGTGCAATTCATGTATGGTGGTGATGCCATCGATATAACCAAAGAATCACACATGACTCAATTCGAGTTCTGTTTAGACAATTACTACGcattattgaagaaatacaACCCATCAGCACTGATTGAACATTTGGATGTTGAATCAGCTTTGAAGTACTCTAAAAAGACTTTGAAATACAGAAAGAAGCATAGCAAGGAGCCTCATTACAAACAGTCTGTAAAATATGATCCTGTTTTAGCTAAGTATAATCCTGCCAAATACCTGGGTTCCGTTTCTGAGAACTTCCAAGATAAACTAGAATCTTTCTTAGACAAGAACTCTAAATTGTTCAAATCATCGGATGGTGTTAACGAAAAGAAGTTCAGGGCCTTGATGCAATTGAAGTATATGCGTTCTCTAATTAATCCAGGTGAAGCTGTTGGTATTATTGCTTCACAATCTGTCGGTGAACCCTCAACACAGATGACATTGAATACCTTCCACTTTGCTGGTCACGGTGCCGCTAATGTGACACTAGGTATTCCTCGTTTAAGAGAAATTGTTATGACTGCCTCTGCTGCCATTAAAACTCCGCAAATGACTTTGCCTATCTGGAATGATGTTTCTGATGAGCAAGCTGACACTTTCTGTAAGTCTATCTCAAAAGTCCTATTATCCGAAGTGATAGATAAAGTGATAGTCACTGAAACTACCGGTACTTCAAATACCGCTGGTGGAAATGCAGCTCGTTCGTATGTTATCCATATGAGATTCTTCGACAATAATGAATACAGTGAAGAATACGATGtttctaaagaagaattacAAAACGTCATATCTAATCAATTCATACACTTGCTAGAAGCTGCTATtgtaaaagaaatcaaaaaacaaaagagaaCTACAGGACCAGACATTGGTGTTGCAGTACCAAGGCTACAGACAGATGTTGCAAATAGTTCTTCGAACTCTAAAAGGTTGGAAGAGgataatgatgaagaacaaaGTCATAAGAAAACTAAACAAGCGGTTTCGTATGACGAGccagatgaagatgaaattgaaactaTGAGAGAAGCTGAAAAGTCTTCTGACGAAGAAGGTATCGATTCCGATAAAGAAAGTGATTCTGACTCTGAGGACGAAGACGTTGACATGAATGAACAAATTAATAAGAGTATTGTGGAAGCTAACAATAATATGAACAAAGTGCAGCGTGATCGTCAATCAGCGattatttctcatcatAGATTCATCACCAAATACAATTTCGATGATGAATCTGGTAAATGGTGTGAATTTAAGCTAGAATTAGCAGCAGACACAGAAAAGTTGTTGATGGTTaatattgttgaagaaatctgTAGGAAGTCTATCATTAGACAGATTCCTCATATTGACCGTTGTGTTCATCCAGAACCTGAAAACGGAAAACGTGTCCTTGTCACAGAAGGTGTTAATTTCCAAGCTATGTGGGATCAAGAGGCATTTATCGACGTTGATGGTATTACATCTAATGATGTTGCTGCTGTGTTGAAAACGTACGGTGTAGAAGCTGCTAGAAATACTATTGTGAATGAAATTAATAACGTCTTCTCTCGTTATGCTATTTCTGTTTCTTTCCGTCATTTAGACCTTATTGCTGACATGATGACCAGGCAAGGTACTTACTTAGCCTTTAACAGACAGGGTATGGAAACATCCACTTCATCTTTCATGAAGATGTCCTATGAAACTACATGTCAATTCTTGACCAAGGCTGTTCTAGATAATGAGCGTGAACAATTGGACAGTCCTTCCGCTAGAATTGTGGTGGGTAAATTGAACAATGTTGGTACGGGTTCATTTGATGTGTTAGCAAAGGTTCCAAATGCGGCTTAG
- a CDS encoding uncharacterized protein (hypothetical protein; green fluorescent protein (GFP)-fusion protein localizes to the cytoplasm and the nucleus; relocalizes from nucleus to cytoplasm upon DNA replication stress; YOR342C has a paralog, YAL037W, that arose from the whole genome duplication) — MTILEELNDSSIPQRLDNHIFFGSVHSLTHTDFLVENNIRFFINVDLSTELISHIYHEVRSKFAHEIVIVNIDNDSQIPIESDLVRSFHWHNTSLLQQLIHHLDFLSGINNHGEPLTPPPESHYRNAYVQFDHPSDSVSILDKLLYGNKSEYSRTNIFQVTNEAKFQVFNDLITIFKYSIAQGGNTNSNILVLSENGSTDENLISLLMSTVLKENPTFNVYQALQFVKSIAVIPDTVRDEKILWVTGFINYQELIKKNEMYWGLGSQKGRKLTSFASPISKVERKQRRRDDQNIMRSKLPQQRQNPFCSTERPKRARCD, encoded by the coding sequence atgactATTCTAGAGGAGCTTAATGATTCAAGCATTCCTCAGAGGCTAGATAATCACATATTTTTCGGCTCCGTACATTCACTGACGCATACAGATTTCCTAGTAGAAAATAACATTAGGTTTTTCATAAACGTTGATTTATCGACTGAACTAATATCACATATCTATCATGAGGTCCGCTCAAAGTTTGCCCATGAAATAGTAATTGTCAACATCGACAATGACTCTCAAATACCAATAGAAAGCGATTTGGTGCGTTCCTTCCATTGGCACAACACTTCCCTTTTGCAACAATTGATCCATCATCTCGATTTTCTCAGCGGTATTAATAATCACGGCGAACCATTAACTCCACCACCAGAATCTCATTACAGAAATGCGTATGTTCAATTCGACCATCCAAGTGACTCAGTATCGATATTAGATAAACTTTTATATGGTAATAAGTCAGAATACTCGCGtacaaatattttccaagttACCAACGAAGCGAAGTTTCAAGTCTTCAACGACCTAATtacaattttcaaatactCTATCGCTCAAGGCGGGAATACCAATAGTAACATACTTGTTCTCTCAGAAAACGGCAGCACCGATGAAAATTTGATAAGTTTACTGATGTCTACCGTATTGAAAGAAAACCCAACTTTCAACGTTTACCAGGCCCTCCAATTCGTTAAGTCTATTGCAGTAATTCCTGATACGGTaagagatgaaaaaatcttatGGGTCACAGGATTTATCAACTATCAAGAAttaatcaagaaaaatgaaatgtaTTGGGGCCTAGGTTCGCAAAAGGGTCGCAAACTTACGTCCTTTGCGTCCCCAATATCGAAAGtggaaagaaaacaaagaagacGTGACGACCAGAATATCATGCGATCAAAGCTACCACAACAGAGACAAAACCCCTTCTGCTCAACAGAGAGACCTAAAAGGGCTCGCTGCGATTAG
- a CDS encoding uncharacterized protein (hypothetical protein; conserved across S. cerevisiae strains), with amino-acid sequence MEHTAHIFPIIIKGSPPVMSSNPRRQYRLNLRSIKCLKEPRVRVWQAQWPLEPALSAAKMPRAAHAHAPHAFEIQASVPAGLQGSGYFAPSVRSDLRLPRSFLFLNKK; translated from the coding sequence ATGGAGCATACTGCGCATATATTTCCTATTATCATCAAGGGTTCCCCACCAGTAATGTCTTCTAATCCCCGACGACAATATCGTTTAAATCTCCGGTCAATTAAGTGCCTCAAAGAACCCCGTGTGCGGGTATGGCAAGCGCAGTGGCCCCTGGAGCCAGCACTATCAGCGGCTAAAATGCCTCGAGCAGCGCACGCCCACGCACCCCACGCTTTTGAGATCCAAGCCTCAGTACCTGCTGGACTTCAGGGCAGTGGGTATTTCGCGCCTTCCGTCCGCAGCGATCTCCGTTTACCCCGctcatttcttttcctaAATAAGAAATGA